ACAGTTCAGATGACATTTCCGCTAAAAACCTCGGTATAAAGCCATACATTCAGGTCACTACTGAATTTAACAAGTCTCTGTGGAGGGAGAACTTACAGAATACAGCGGGGGCTCGAAGGCCTGGGGTGCAGCTTTGTGGACACAGACCAGAACGGAAGATTTCGGCAGGCGCCAATGCAAACTCAGGGCCGCAGCTTTCGGCGAAAGCTTTGGCTGAAGCGTTCAGCTAAGAGTGCTGTCAAGTGCTGGTTAATTAGGAAAATGCCACCTGAAAAGGATTTTGACGTCTCTTGCTCTTTTTGGAGAGACAAAAAGCTGTTTGGAAGGAGACgagcagaggagggagagcacCGCCTATTTTCTAGCAAGTATTGCACCTCTaatactggaagaaaaaaagtcgTCAATACACAGTTTCAAGCTGTTGCATGCAGCTTTGCCTCCTTTCGTTAAAGTACACACCATTTACGTaatgtctctctttttaaacatataCGTTTACACTTTTTAACGTTACACAATTCTAAAGTAGTATACCTCCTCTGGTTTTATTACCAAACAACAAGTATGCAGTTACCAAAGTTACAGAAGGATTCCATTTATACAATGAATACATTTGgttaaaaatattctatgtatatttttcctctccataTGGACACCGTGTCTAGTCCCACTTTTCATTATGCTGCCGGCTGAGTACTGAGTACGGGTACTTTTTAAGTATTGAAGTGTATACAAGGCTCTCACTTTGTAACCTGTAGCATATAAATGCGACAAAGCATGTTAAAAAGTTTCCATGTTTAACAGccaatgaaaatataaaataattgagTCAATGAAAAAGGGCACGTTAATAACATCGAGCTCCTTACCTGCCGGAGACACTGAAATCCATCACCACAGCATGATAAGAAGGGCCGAGTTCCCCTACCTGCCCCTTGGCGTGCATAGGAAGGCCACCTTTTCTATGGACAGCAGAAAGTCTACGTCCATAAAGCAGGGGACCCTTTGCAATGGTCTACTCAGGTGGAAATCACTACGTACGCAATTTAAGCTCGGATTAGGGTGTGCGATCAGAGACAGATGACAAATCTTTGGCATGAGAAGCTCCGAAGGGGCTAGAAATTTTAAGATGTGATGATAGACATTTCAAGTGTCTACATCTACTTTAAACCATTAGAGATAAATACAGCATGGGTGAAATCTTTATGCAGAACCATGGAACTCTGTTCCACTCGAGCCAATTCAAGCCAGATGTGTTCCAACACAAGCcagtctttttcttctatttccgTACACCGGTAGTTGTATTTCTCCGATAAAGATTTCATGCCACTTCAATTCGTTTCGACAGAGCTATGCAGAATGGGACTATCGATTGCCAAACTCCGGTTGCCACCAGGTTGTAAAACACCTTCAGAAGTTGCCTATCGAGGAGAAGCTGCAATTCCGGCTGCCCTGCCAAGTACCAGGGCTAGCACCGTGCATCCCACGCCACATCTCCAGCGCGCACCTAGGGACACTCTGCATAGCTCTGAACGACGGTGTGAAGGGATGGAACACACACAAAGCTACATCTTCCTTCTCTTAGGAGCCTTTGGGATTAGTCCTCCTTCCTCGCCGCTATCAAAACAAACATCACAGACAGGGAGACACGCTGCTGACCTGAAGGCACGGGTTTACCAAACCAGATTTTGCCATCGGTTAACGCGGCCAAACGGATTTAGACCACCTGAAGGCTCCAAGGGGGAGCAGTCCTGGGAGCTGAGCCAGATCTCTTTACTTTCTCGGGGTCTTTCTTCACACTCCAACCGAGCTCTAAGTGTTGTGGCCACTCAGAGTCACGGCTTCAACAGCAGCGATCTGCCCCAGCATACCCTTACAGACGTAGCTCTGTCTGCTACCGCTAAGGTGAAGAGGCTGACGGCACAACACGGGGCTGAGACGAGGCTTCTGCCTTGTACATACCTGAACTGTCAAGACCCCCACTACTGCGGCACAGGGAGTGACTCCCGGACCTGGCGGAAGGTTTGTGTGTGTTCGATCCGGAGTTACTGTTAAACCCCACAGAGGATTTCACCTCTGCGCGACCATGAAGGGAGCTGAAAGTTCCAGGTTTAGCAACACCCCTAATTCCCCCCGGGGCCCAACCAGCTGCAGGACAAAAAACAATAGATCCTGCTCCTATTTCCCCTAGGATAATATTTCCATGGATTAGAAGCAATGCTGCTACAGAGACGTTCTCCATGGAAGTACCGTTGGGAATGTCAACCTTTCAGTCccttctttccatttcaaatcCTATGGGTAAAACAGAATtagataaaaggagaaaagatttgCTCTTACCCCATTCCACCGCGTCCTCCTCCCCGCCCACCTCTGCTCATGCCTCCGCGATCATatccccctcttcccctgccccggTTATCAGGGCCGCTCATATTCCGGTTCTCTCCTGGGCCTGAAAAGCCTCCGGATTCCTGTCCGTATACGTTCATGCTGCTAGGATGGTCCTGACGGAATGAGCCTGAGGAAGTTTGTAACAAACACGTTAGGGAGCTGCAGACAAGAGTGGGTCAAAGCTGCCTGTCCCCCTTTTTAAGCCCTTTTACCTGCCTTCAGCACCACTCACTTGCTACAGCGCTTACAGCAACAGCGTTAATTTAAGGAGATTGCACCGCTTCCCGTTTGCAGAGCCAAGTTTTACGTTAGGCCCTACCAGTATGGCTTCTGCAGAACACCTGGCCAAACAGAACTGCTTACGCCAAGCCTTGCCCCCTCCAGCCACAAGggtattctgtgtttctgtgtttttcaacCATCCGTTCACCTTCGTCACGCTGAGGGGAGTATCGTGATTTGCCACCGCACCAGGCAAGCCGTTTTTCAGTGAGAAAGGGCAAAACCCAGCTACAGTATGCTCTCCCTTCAACACAGCTGCATGCTTTAGCCCCACAGTAACGCCAAGCCTCCTTCAGAGACAGCCCACCCTGCGAGGGCAAGGGAGACCGACCCTTTCCTCCACAACCAcgcagctctgctgagcacaCTCACTCTGTTGGCCGtaactgctgctctgctggctgtACTGGCTTGGGGCCTGGCTGTAGGATCCCGTCTGGGGCGGGTAACTAGtcggcggcggctgctgcccgTAGCTGCTTTGCTGGCCATAGCTAGTCTGCTGTCCGTAGGTGCTCTGTTGCCCGTAGGTGCTCTGCTGGGAGTAAGTGCTCTGATCATAACTGCTTGGCTGTGTGGAGGAATAGCTGGAAGACAAAAAGCATTGAAAAGATGAGCCAATTCACTGGCAATGTGCGTTAGGCTGCAGAAGTGGCTCACGCTAGAAGGTAATGCAATTATAAGCCATATGTACTGTTGTAAACGGTTTAAAAAGGTGAAGTCATCCTATGGAGGCTAGTCTGGTGGTAGGAGACAAAATAAACCTGGTAGACTGCTAAAATCAAAATCCATGCGACCGTTCACAATTTATTCATACCTCTAGAAAGAGGCAGAAGTGCCAGGGCAAAAATCAGTGGCAATGCAAGTAACAGTCTCCCTTTCTGCCTtggcactgaaatattttcagctgatgGATAATAAAACAGTCCCCCCTCATGCATCTCGGGCTGAGAATTTCAAAACATACACTTTAGAAGTCAGCATCAGCATATTAAGGACACCCGAGGGGAAGAGGTGAGCCCCTTGTCAAAGCCGTGTGTAAGGAGGCAGCAAAAGGTCACTGTAACGCACTCCGCATCTAGgaaatttcttaaaaacatttgtcaTCGTTACACCTTGCTACTGCAGGTACGTACGCAGAGACACTCACGCGCTCAATCACAGCCGCGTCTTCCCTACGACAAGAAGTACACCACCAAGAACCCCGCCTCCATCCTCCCAGGACACCAAGCCTCCTCTTACATCTGTTCGTTTAAAATCCCTTGAGAAAAACCCTTTTGCCCAAGCTAACCTGAAAGCTCCCACGCCAGCCGCGTGAGGCTTCGCCTGCTGGGAGAGTTACCTGGTAGGAGGATAGGAGGGAGGCGCAGTGACCGGCTGCATAGGGTAGCTGGCAGGCACCTGAGGGTAGCTGTAGTTGCTCTGTCCGTACCCTAGGCTGGGCTGGCTGTAGCCTGTCGTACTCGATTGCGGCTGGCTGGTCTCTGCTGGTTTGCTGCCATCCTGGGGTCTACGGAGCAATATTGAACAAGAAGGAAGCATTGGTGCAAACCCCCACCTCTGGGAGCCGCGAAGGCGCTCAGATCCCCCGCAAGACAGAACGGCACTACCTGTTTCTTTGGGTAGCGTTACAAGCTGGCACCGCATCGGTGTCAGTCGCTCTGGCAGCAGCTAGTGTATGCTCATTAAACACTGAACGTTTTAGCACCTGCTCACTGGGTATTTGCACACTCCCCTGCCATCGGGAAAGGCCCGGGCAGCACCCTGAACAGAGAGCACAGAGTACTACAGCTTCTGTTCACCAGCTGTGTTACGAAACCGAAGGCGAGGGGTTTAGACTTTGGCTCTAGAATTGAGTCGAGGATGTGAAATGGCCAGGAAAGCGGTCAGCAGCACTGCCCCTCCGCTCGAGCTGGTTTTGCACAACGCTTGGAAACGATTAGCTCAAAAGCAGCCAGAAACATTGCCAGTTAAATGCACCATTGTTTGGTTTAGAATCCAGTGCAAGCAGACATTGCCCCATACATGTTATCCGATGAAAGGGAAAGGATGttgggggttggactaggtgacctttaaaggtcccttccaacccaaactgttctatgattctacgtTTACTATTAACTCTCAAGGcctgaaaataaagagaagccTTTGCATGTGACTCGCATGTCCCCTTCTTTTGTATTTGTCCCATGCTGTTTATAATCTCTAAGTGTTTATCGGAATGGAGTAAAAAGAGTTGAGCTACTTTTGTTGTACAAGctgggaaaaaattattttaaatgatgtcAGGAGTCATACTTACAAGTGTAACCTGACAGATAGGGACAGAGCTGTGCCAAGCTCCACCTTTCCTTACTGGAGCGGTTGCTACAAACATCAGGTAAATGCATAAAGCAGTTTTTACTCACTACTGAACAAGTTTCCATTATGTATTCTGAATCTTTCATACCCTAAGCAAACAATTAAACTAAATATACTATTGACAGTGCCCAGACACAAGAGATGTAGAAAGGAAATTGTCTACAGCACGTGCATCCACTCCAGAAGCCACAGTACGTAGCAGTATCCTGCCTGACCCTGTGACTCAAGATCGGAGCAGACTGGTCCGTTTTCTGTTCGACATCGTGAGTCAGGAGCCCATTTTTGCAGCTTGGTTGCTCTCCTCATCTCCCAGTAACGGCGCTGACTCACCGTGCCGGAGCAGAACCTACTTACGcggcttcccccagccctgaAACACAATGGGATCGGACGCGGCAAGAGCAAAGCTCAAGCGCAACAGGCAGAGAAGAGGTGTAAGCGAAACCAGCGGGCCCCAGTTCCGCTGGTGGTGTGCTGGGGCTCTTCACAACAGCAGAGCAAACACAGCCTTAGGAGGCAGAGAGGAACCAGATGTTACCTTGCGGGAGCagatgctgctggctgctgcccgtAGGCTGGGTAGGCGGGCTGGGTGCCGTAAGCGGACGGTGCTGCGTAGGAAGCCTGGGTGGTGGTAACCGTAGCGGTGTTAGTATCGTAGGCGGCTGTGCCGTACCCCTGGACGGGCTGACTGTACGCTGGGGGGGCAGTCGGGGTGGTATAACCTAAAACAGACGACAGCCTCATCAGATTAGTTTGGCGACCTTCACTCGTAATGTTTCAGAGTATTGCGCTTCTGTTGACGGTTTATCAGACCTCGGGTACGGCACCGATTTTACCCCTGCAAAAATATCAGAGATAACCCGAAAATGATGAATTAACCCACGCCGCCCCTTTGCCTTCCTCGGAGAAACCCCCTGCCCTGGGAAGCCTCAGCctacagccccagctctgccctcatCATCCAAAAACCCCGCTCCGAGGAGCTTTCTGGAAGCCACTCTTCAATCGGCATTCAAAGGCTGTTTGTTTACAGCTACTGAAGCTCACAGCTAATGTAATAAAGCGCACACAGGGCAAGCTGAGGCATGCAGCATCTTCTGAACACGGGAAGACTAAACAAAGCTCCTGTTGGCCctaaagtaaaagaaatccAATCGATTTAAGAACTACGGTCCCAtcctttcagcttttttgaaaaataaaagcacaaaatggCTCCAGGCTGACTTGACAAGTCTTTTTGAGCCATTTATGAAGCCTTACTTTAAATCAGTAAttctggaaacaaaagggaagcactttacattttctttaacttaAGAGAAAGGTCAAAAAAGACACACGAGTTAGCTCCTGATGTTTTATGTACCTTCGCTTTTCCtagaatttcagtttcttttaggTAAAAAGCTTAGAGAtcacacatttatttctgaacaaCTTTACAAGAATATCCGAGATCCCAAAACAGCTCCATTTAAATTAAGTCTTTCCAGCAGCCGTCGCTGTGTAATTTAGCCGACCATTTGGCTTGTCACAAAGGTGAGCCATAAACCCGGCATTAACACGGTGGCTTTTTAGAGTTAAGAACCTTGTGAGCAGGTTTTCAAATTATGAAACGGAGACTTACATGAAAAAAGATCAATTAAAAATTTTGTTAGCAAAAGCTGACttactaaaaatataaaatatcgATTGCCAAAGAGCAGCCAACTGGTCTCAGTCTTATTGATGTGATCTTAATTGCATCAATTAAGATAACAGCTTCTCCATCGcttcttatttttaacaaacATAGGACACTTGTGACATAACTCTTCCTTCTAATTATACAGCATTTTAGGCAAATTGTGCTgtagctttttatttcaattcccgatttgcaaaacaaatataCTCCTAGCAGAATATAGCGTGCCCTCCCAAAGCACCGCAGTACTCCCACATCTCGCTGTCCCTGCTACAAAATCAGGACCCTTCCCAACGGCGCTCTGAATCAGCAAgtaaagaggaagagaagcGAGAGGAGGAAGTTTGCACAGCacataagttaaaaaaacaaacttcagcTTTTTGTCCCGGGTGACGCGCTTGAGTTTTCTGGTTAGCCTCATGATCCTGATGAAGGGGACACAAGCCTGTCCACTCTTGTCACCTGCAACAGCTAGCCTAAAAGCCCCTGCCCGCTCCCACAAGCCTCATTCCTCCTGCCGTGGGCCCCCCACGCTTGTCACGCTACCACCCTCCTGCGCAACGCCACAGGCTGGCTTCCACATCGCAGGGCTG
The Ciconia boyciana chromosome 15, ASM3463844v1, whole genome shotgun sequence genome window above contains:
- the EWSR1 gene encoding RNA-binding protein EWS isoform X5; the protein is MRSAGRWRRPDVGSAEEEGEKMASTDYSTYSQAAAQQGYSAYAPQPAQGYAQTTQTYGQQSYGTYGQPTDVSYTQPQTTATYGQTAYATSYGQPPTGYTTPTAPPAYSQPVQGYGTAAYDTNTATVTTTQASYAAPSAYGTQPAYPAYGQQPAASAPARPQDGSKPAETSQPQSSTTGYSQPSLGYGQSNYSYPQVPASYPMQPVTAPPSYPPTSYSSTQPSSYDQSTYSQQSTYGQQSTYGQQTSYGQQSSYGQQPPPTSYPPQTGSYSQAPSQYSQQSSSYGQQSSFRQDHPSSMNVYGQESGGFSGPGENRNMSGPDNRGRGRGGYDRGGMSRGGRGGGRGGMGLQSESLVYTSILKKYPYSVLSRQHNEKWD